From a region of the Carbonactinospora thermoautotrophica genome:
- a CDS encoding ABC transporter ATP-binding protein, which yields MAPTGEVILEVRDLVKHFPLTRGLLVKRQIGAVKAVDGVSFDLHRGETLGVVGESGCGKSTLAKLIMALERPTSGSVLYKGQDIFKLRGKELKAMRRNIQIVLQDPYTSLNPRMTVGDIVGEPFEIHPEVAPKGDRKKRVQELLEVVGLNPEHINRYPHQFSGGQRQRIGIARGLALRPEIIVCDEPVSALDVSIQAQVINLLEKLQEEFGLSYIFIAHDLSVVRHISDRVAVMYLGKIVELGTDVQIYDHPTHPYTQALLSAVPVPDPAGRENRERIILAGDPPSPANPPSGCRFRTRCWKAQEVCAEKVPALVVREGSDHPSACHFAEEKNVVHAVEA from the coding sequence ATGGCTCCCACGGGTGAGGTCATCCTCGAGGTCCGCGACCTGGTCAAGCACTTCCCGCTCACCCGAGGCCTCCTCGTCAAGAGGCAGATCGGCGCGGTCAAGGCGGTCGACGGGGTCAGTTTCGACCTGCACCGGGGCGAGACGCTCGGCGTGGTGGGGGAGTCCGGCTGCGGCAAGTCCACGCTGGCCAAACTCATCATGGCCCTGGAGCGGCCGACCTCCGGCTCGGTGCTGTACAAGGGGCAGGACATCTTCAAGCTGCGGGGCAAGGAGCTCAAGGCCATGCGCCGCAACATCCAGATCGTCCTGCAGGACCCGTACACCTCGCTCAACCCGCGGATGACGGTCGGCGACATCGTCGGCGAGCCGTTCGAGATCCATCCTGAGGTGGCGCCGAAGGGTGACCGGAAGAAGCGGGTCCAGGAGCTGTTGGAGGTCGTCGGCCTCAACCCCGAGCACATCAACCGGTACCCGCACCAGTTCTCCGGTGGCCAGCGCCAGCGCATCGGCATCGCCCGGGGGCTCGCGCTCCGGCCCGAGATCATCGTCTGCGACGAGCCGGTGTCCGCCCTGGACGTGTCGATCCAGGCCCAGGTCATCAACCTGCTGGAGAAGCTCCAGGAGGAGTTCGGCCTCTCCTACATCTTCATCGCCCACGACCTGTCGGTGGTGCGCCACATCTCCGACCGGGTCGCGGTGATGTACCTGGGGAAGATCGTCGAACTCGGCACCGACGTGCAGATCTACGACCACCCCACGCACCCATACACCCAGGCGTTGCTGTCCGCGGTGCCCGTGCCCGACCCGGCGGGCCGGGAGAACCGGGAGCGGATCATCCTGGCCGGCGACCCGCCGAGCCCGGCCAACCCGCCCTCGGGCTGCCGGTTCCGTACCCGCTGCTGGAAGGCGCAGGAGGTGTGCGCCGAGAAGGTTCCCGCCCTCGTGGTCCGCGAGGGCTCGGACCACCCCAGCGCCTGCCACTTCGCCGAGGAGAAGAACGTGGTGCACGCCGTCGAGGCGTGA
- a CDS encoding fumarate reductase/succinate dehydrogenase flavoprotein subunit has protein sequence MTEMERHSYDVVVIGAGGAGLRAAIEARLQGKRTAVVCKSLFGKAHTVMAEGGIAAAMANVNSNDNWQVHFRDTMRGGKFLNNWRMAELHAKEAPDRVWELEAWGALFDRTADGRISQRNFGGHEYPRLAHVGDRTGLEMIRTLQQKIVALQQEDHARYGDYEARLRVFQECTITRLLKDPVDGADRIAGAFGYWRESGRFVLFEAPAVILATGGIGKSYKVTSNSWEYTGDGHALALLAGATLINMEFIQFHPTGMVWPPSVKGILVTESVRGDGGVLRNAQGRRFMFDYIPEVFKDKYADNEAEADRWYTHPDHNRRPPELLPRDEVARAINAEVKAGRGSPHGGVFLDVSSRLDAEEIKRRLPSMYHQFKELADVDITAEPMEVGPTCHYVMGGVEVNSDTASSVVPGLFAAGEVAGGMHGSNRLGGNSLSDLLVFSRRAGLGAARYVDSLAARPVVHAAEVEAAVAEALAPFNREGGENPYALQQELQQTMNDLVGIIRRAEEIKEALDKLDRLRERVARVGVAGHRQYNPGWHLALDLRNLLLVSECVAKAALEREESRGGHTRDDYPQMSPEWRKVLLACKLAGNGPGANGLIELERRPNPVMRVDLLALFDRVELEKYLTPEELASFPDGPAKET, from the coding sequence ATGACGGAGATGGAACGCCACAGCTACGACGTGGTGGTGATCGGGGCGGGCGGCGCCGGGCTCCGCGCGGCCATCGAGGCCCGCCTGCAGGGCAAGCGCACCGCGGTCGTCTGCAAGTCGCTGTTCGGCAAGGCCCACACGGTGATGGCCGAGGGCGGGATCGCCGCCGCCATGGCCAACGTGAACAGCAACGACAACTGGCAGGTGCATTTTCGCGACACCATGCGCGGCGGGAAGTTCCTCAACAACTGGCGCATGGCGGAGTTGCACGCCAAGGAGGCCCCGGACCGGGTGTGGGAGCTGGAGGCCTGGGGCGCGCTGTTCGACCGGACCGCCGACGGGCGGATCTCGCAGCGCAACTTCGGCGGGCACGAGTACCCGCGACTCGCGCACGTGGGCGACCGCACGGGCCTGGAGATGATCCGCACCCTGCAGCAGAAGATCGTGGCGCTGCAGCAGGAGGACCACGCCCGGTACGGCGACTACGAGGCCCGGCTGCGGGTCTTCCAGGAGTGCACGATCACCCGGCTGCTCAAGGACCCTGTCGATGGCGCTGACCGGATCGCGGGCGCGTTCGGGTACTGGCGGGAGTCCGGCCGGTTCGTGCTGTTCGAGGCCCCGGCGGTGATCCTGGCGACCGGCGGCATCGGCAAGTCGTACAAGGTCACCAGCAACTCCTGGGAGTACACCGGCGACGGGCACGCGCTGGCGCTGCTGGCCGGGGCGACGCTCATCAACATGGAGTTCATCCAGTTCCACCCCACGGGGATGGTCTGGCCGCCCAGCGTGAAGGGCATCCTGGTCACCGAGTCGGTGCGCGGGGACGGCGGCGTGCTGCGCAACGCGCAAGGCCGCCGGTTCATGTTCGACTACATCCCGGAGGTCTTCAAGGACAAGTACGCCGACAACGAGGCCGAGGCCGACCGCTGGTACACCCACCCGGACCACAACCGCCGCCCGCCGGAGCTGCTGCCCCGGGACGAGGTGGCGCGGGCGATCAACGCCGAGGTGAAGGCCGGGCGCGGCTCGCCCCACGGCGGGGTGTTCCTGGACGTGTCGAGCCGGCTGGACGCCGAGGAGATCAAGCGGCGGCTCCCGTCGATGTACCACCAGTTCAAGGAGCTGGCCGACGTCGACATCACCGCCGAGCCGATGGAGGTCGGCCCGACCTGCCACTACGTGATGGGCGGGGTGGAGGTCAACTCGGACACCGCGTCCTCGGTCGTGCCGGGGCTGTTCGCGGCCGGCGAGGTGGCCGGCGGCATGCACGGCTCGAACCGGCTGGGCGGCAACTCGCTGTCGGACCTGCTGGTGTTCAGCCGGCGAGCCGGGCTCGGCGCGGCGCGGTACGTCGACTCGCTCGCGGCACGCCCGGTCGTGCACGCGGCCGAGGTCGAGGCCGCGGTCGCCGAGGCGCTCGCCCCGTTCAACCGGGAGGGCGGGGAGAACCCGTACGCGCTCCAGCAGGAGCTCCAGCAGACCATGAACGACCTGGTGGGCATCATCCGCCGGGCCGAGGAGATCAAGGAGGCGCTGGACAAGCTAGACCGGTTGCGCGAGCGCGTGGCCAGGGTCGGCGTGGCGGGCCACCGGCAGTACAACCCGGGCTGGCACCTGGCCCTGGACCTGCGCAACCTGCTGCTGGTCTCCGAGTGCGTGGCGAAGGCCGCGTTGGAGCGGGAGGAGAGCCGCGGCGGCCACACCCGCGACGACTACCCGCAGATGTCGCCGGAGTGGCGCAAGGTCCTGCTGGCTTGCAAGCTCGCCGGGAACGGCCCCGGCGCGAACGGCCTGATCGAGCTGGAGCGCCGGCCGAACCCGGTGATGCGGGTCGACCTGCTCGCCCTGTTCGACCGCGTGGAGCTGGAGAAGTACCTGACCCCTGAGGAGCTGGCCTCCTTCCCCGACGGGCCGGCGAAGGAGACGTGA
- a CDS encoding ABC transporter ATP-binding protein: MTDIETTLGPAAEATRPPLLEVDNLHVEFRTPHGVAKAVNGVSYHVNAGETLAVLGESGSGKSVTAQAIMGILDTPPGFVTQGEVRFNGVNLLTLPEEQRRQIRGRRISMIFQDALSALNPVFSVGWQIGEMFRVHLGMSKADAKKKAIELMERVRIPAARERVNDYPHQFSGGMRQRVMIAMAIALDPDVLIADEPTTALDVTVQAQIMELLAELQRESNMALILITHDLGVVADVADRIAVMYAGRIVEQAPVHELYRAPAHPYTKGLLQSIPRVDFKGRELSAIKGLPPNLMHIPPGCAFHPRCPYAREKCRTEVPPLYEVAAGRGSACHFWKEVLDGSHG, translated from the coding sequence GTGACGGACATCGAAACGACGCTTGGACCGGCCGCGGAGGCGACAAGGCCCCCGCTGCTTGAGGTGGACAACCTGCACGTCGAGTTCCGCACGCCCCACGGCGTGGCCAAGGCCGTCAACGGCGTGAGCTACCACGTCAACGCTGGCGAGACGTTGGCGGTCCTCGGCGAGTCCGGGTCGGGCAAGAGCGTGACCGCGCAGGCGATCATGGGCATCCTCGACACCCCGCCCGGTTTCGTGACCCAGGGCGAGGTGCGCTTCAACGGCGTCAATCTGCTCACCCTGCCCGAAGAGCAGCGACGCCAGATCCGCGGTCGGCGGATATCCATGATTTTCCAGGACGCGCTGTCCGCGCTCAACCCGGTTTTCTCGGTGGGCTGGCAGATCGGCGAGATGTTCCGGGTTCATCTCGGGATGTCGAAGGCCGACGCCAAGAAGAAGGCGATCGAACTCATGGAGCGGGTCCGCATCCCCGCTGCCCGGGAGCGGGTCAACGACTACCCGCACCAGTTCTCCGGCGGCATGCGCCAGCGCGTCATGATCGCCATGGCGATCGCCCTCGACCCGGACGTGCTGATCGCGGACGAGCCGACCACCGCGCTCGACGTGACCGTCCAGGCCCAGATCATGGAGCTGCTCGCCGAGCTGCAGCGCGAGAGCAACATGGCGTTGATCCTGATCACCCACGACCTCGGCGTGGTCGCCGACGTCGCGGACCGCATCGCGGTCATGTACGCGGGCCGGATCGTCGAGCAGGCGCCGGTCCACGAGCTGTACCGCGCACCGGCGCATCCGTACACCAAGGGCCTGCTCCAGTCGATCCCGCGGGTCGATTTCAAGGGCCGTGAGCTCTCGGCGATCAAGGGCTTGCCGCCCAACCTGATGCACATCCCGCCCGGGTGCGCCTTCCACCCCCGGTGTCCCTACGCGCGCGAGAAGTGCCGGACCGAGGTGCCACCGCTGTACGAGGTCGCGGCCGGCCGCGGCAGCGCCTGCCACTTCTGGAAGGAGGTCCTCGATGGCTCCCACGGGTGA
- the typA gene encoding translational GTPase TypA, whose amino-acid sequence MPARTDLRNVAIVAHVDHGKTTLVDAMLWQTGAFRANQDVAERVLDSGDLEREKGITILAKNTAVRYRGGEPVTINIIDTPGHADFGGEVERGLAMVDGVVLLVDASEGPLPQTRFVLRKALAAKLPVVLVINKVDRPDSRIAQVVDETYELFLDLDATEEQIEFPIVYASARAGRASLNRPRDGELPDSPDLEPLFRAILETIPAPEYEEGAPLQAHVTNLDASPFLGRLALCRVRQGTIRKGQTVAWCRRDGSVERVRVSELLMTEALERKQAEQAGPGDIIAIAGIPDIMIGETLADPDDPRPLPLITVDEPAISMTIGINTSPLAGRVKGSKVTARLVKDRLDRELVGNVSMRVLPTERPDAWEVQGRGELALAVLVETMRREGYELTVGKPQVVTREIDGKIHEPVERLTIDCPEEYLGAVTQLLNVRKGRLEQLVNHGTGWIRMEWLVPARGLIGFRTEFLTETRGTGIAHHVFEGYEPWFGELRTRPTGSLVADRAGVATAYAMFNLQERGTLFVEPGTEVYEGMIVGENSRADDMDVNITKERKLTNVRQSTGEELERLIPPRKLSLEQALEFCREDECVEVTPEAIRLRKVILPAHEREKRRARARRG is encoded by the coding sequence ATGCCCGCGCGCACCGATCTTCGAAACGTCGCCATCGTCGCCCACGTCGACCACGGCAAGACCACGCTGGTGGACGCGATGCTGTGGCAGACCGGCGCGTTCCGGGCCAACCAGGACGTCGCCGAGCGCGTACTGGACTCAGGCGACCTGGAACGCGAGAAGGGCATCACGATCCTCGCCAAGAACACGGCGGTGCGGTACCGCGGTGGGGAGCCGGTGACGATCAACATCATCGACACGCCCGGCCACGCGGACTTCGGCGGCGAGGTGGAGCGGGGCCTGGCTATGGTCGACGGGGTTGTGCTGCTCGTGGACGCGAGCGAGGGGCCGCTGCCGCAGACCCGGTTCGTGCTGCGCAAGGCGCTGGCGGCCAAGCTGCCGGTGGTGCTGGTCATCAACAAGGTGGACCGGCCGGACTCGCGGATCGCGCAGGTCGTGGACGAGACCTACGAGCTGTTTTTGGACCTGGACGCGACCGAGGAGCAGATCGAGTTCCCGATCGTGTACGCGAGCGCGCGAGCCGGCCGGGCGTCGCTGAACCGCCCGCGTGACGGCGAGCTGCCGGATTCGCCGGACCTGGAGCCGCTGTTCCGCGCGATCCTGGAGACGATCCCGGCGCCGGAGTACGAGGAGGGCGCGCCGCTGCAGGCGCACGTCACCAACCTGGACGCCTCCCCGTTCCTGGGTCGGCTCGCGCTGTGCCGGGTACGGCAGGGCACGATCCGCAAGGGACAGACCGTGGCCTGGTGCCGGCGGGACGGCTCGGTCGAGCGGGTCCGGGTGAGCGAGCTGCTGATGACCGAGGCGCTGGAGCGCAAGCAGGCCGAGCAGGCCGGGCCCGGCGACATCATCGCGATCGCCGGCATCCCGGACATCATGATCGGCGAGACGCTCGCCGATCCCGACGACCCTCGCCCGCTGCCGCTGATCACCGTGGACGAGCCGGCGATCTCGATGACGATCGGCATCAACACCTCCCCGCTCGCCGGCCGGGTCAAGGGCTCGAAGGTGACCGCCCGCCTGGTCAAGGACCGGCTGGACCGGGAGCTGGTCGGCAACGTGTCCATGCGGGTGCTGCCGACCGAACGCCCGGACGCCTGGGAGGTGCAGGGCCGGGGCGAGCTGGCCCTGGCGGTGCTGGTGGAGACCATGCGGCGGGAGGGGTACGAGCTCACGGTCGGCAAGCCGCAGGTGGTGACCCGGGAGATCGACGGCAAGATTCACGAGCCGGTGGAGCGGCTGACGATCGACTGCCCGGAGGAGTACCTGGGCGCGGTGACCCAGTTGCTGAACGTCCGCAAGGGCCGGCTGGAGCAGTTGGTCAACCACGGCACCGGCTGGATCCGCATGGAGTGGCTGGTCCCGGCGCGCGGGCTGATCGGGTTCCGCACCGAGTTCCTGACCGAGACGCGGGGCACCGGCATCGCGCACCACGTGTTCGAGGGGTACGAGCCGTGGTTCGGCGAGCTGCGCACCCGGCCGACCGGGTCGCTCGTCGCGGACCGGGCCGGGGTGGCGACCGCGTACGCCATGTTCAACCTGCAGGAGCGCGGAACGCTGTTCGTGGAGCCGGGCACCGAGGTGTACGAGGGCATGATCGTCGGCGAGAACTCCCGCGCCGACGACATGGACGTCAACATCACCAAGGAGAGGAAGCTCACGAACGTCCGCCAGTCCACCGGCGAGGAGCTGGAGCGGCTGATCCCGCCGCGCAAGCTGTCGCTGGAGCAGGCGCTGGAGTTCTGCCGCGAGGACGAGTGCGTGGAGGTCACCCCGGAGGCGATCCGGCTGCGCAAGGTGATCTTGCCGGCGCACGAGCGGGAGAAGCGGCGTGCCCGGGCCCGGCGCGGCTGA
- a CDS encoding ABC transporter permease, translating into MGRYIVRRLGQMVLVVLGATMILFVCLFVLPGDPVGSLGGDKARDPAVVQELRQRYGLDKPLAVQYFNYVKRLATGDLGEDYTQRRPVNEILAPKVKNTAKLAIAAILIDIVLGLFAGIIAALFRYSFWDVLVTLLTTIAIGFPTFVIGLLLQNVFALQLGLFPLFGTEGFSSLVLPAVTLAIIDAALVARLMRGTMLEVLRADYVKTAIAKGVPRRAVLLKHVLRNSVIPVVTYLGISFGTLLGGALITEAIFNWDGIGLALVTAIQQQNNPIVIAVVTYGVAVFVVLNLIVDVLYAVLDPRIRLA; encoded by the coding sequence ATGGGCAGGTACATAGTGCGGCGGCTGGGACAGATGGTCCTCGTCGTACTGGGGGCGACGATGATCCTCTTCGTCTGCCTCTTCGTACTGCCAGGCGACCCGGTCGGCTCGCTGGGAGGTGACAAGGCCCGAGACCCGGCCGTGGTCCAGGAACTCCGTCAGCGGTACGGCCTGGACAAACCGCTGGCGGTCCAGTACTTCAACTACGTCAAGAGGCTCGCCACCGGCGACCTCGGTGAGGACTACACCCAGCGCCGTCCGGTGAACGAGATCCTCGCCCCCAAGGTGAAGAACACCGCGAAGCTCGCGATCGCCGCGATCCTGATCGACATCGTGTTGGGTCTCTTCGCCGGGATCATCGCGGCCCTGTTCCGCTACAGCTTCTGGGACGTGCTGGTCACGCTCCTCACCACGATCGCGATCGGATTCCCCACGTTCGTCATCGGCCTGCTGCTGCAGAACGTCTTCGCGCTCCAGTTGGGGCTGTTCCCGCTCTTCGGCACCGAAGGGTTCAGCTCGCTGGTCCTGCCCGCCGTCACCCTGGCGATCATCGACGCCGCGCTCGTCGCCCGTCTCATGCGCGGAACGATGCTGGAAGTGCTGCGCGCCGACTACGTGAAGACCGCGATCGCGAAGGGCGTGCCGCGGCGGGCGGTGCTGCTGAAGCACGTGCTGCGCAACTCGGTCATCCCGGTGGTGACCTACCTCGGCATCTCGTTCGGCACGCTGCTCGGCGGGGCGCTCATCACCGAAGCGATCTTCAACTGGGACGGTATCGGACTGGCTCTGGTGACGGCGATCCAGCAGCAGAACAACCCGATCGTCATCGCCGTGGTGACGTACGGTGTTGCCGTGTTCGTCGTGCTCAACCTGATCGTGGACGTTTTGTACGCCGTGCTCGACCCCCGCATCCGACTCGCCTAG
- a CDS encoding peptide ABC transporter substrate-binding protein, producing the protein MRGVPRARWMAGAAVLALSLAACGGGGGGGESSGKTGGTFRLGIVEPTAIDPYNAQESEGILVAHQLFTGLVDVKADGTIVPKLAEQRSPNDNCTEWTFKIKQGTKFTNGEPVDAEAFIRGWTRAAKKSAASDVAYHLAGIQGFDQLQAGTTQTFAGLSAPDPYTLKVKLSQPDCEFDLKTYHTVFSPVPKVAGEANNKQYNDQPIGNGPFKMEGPWQHNTKITLVRNDDYGFEKAKLDRVEISILNPQNADQLEYQGFESGKFDWARMPTPQLPAAKAKYEPQGQWIGQDTNGMNYLLPITDNGPMKTKEARLAVSYAIDRQTITQGVFKGMQTPSTTIVPPAFKDFYQQGLCQSCQKQDPAKAKEYAQKANLPPGSAVTLAFNTGGGHDEWVQAVAQQLRDVLGWKVEIKPMPFKELLEAEQQPGATGLFRFAWGADYPTPDNYLFPLLHTKSINKDASGKVTGDNRSRWSNPQFDQLVDKARATKDPNERKKLYQQAEKIAIEEMALIPLWNRTQYRLANTKKFTNLELDFNENPTLAQVALK; encoded by the coding sequence ATGCGTGGAGTTCCACGCGCACGGTGGATGGCGGGGGCTGCCGTACTCGCCCTGAGCCTCGCCGCCTGTGGTGGCGGCGGTGGCGGCGGGGAGTCGTCCGGCAAGACCGGCGGCACGTTCCGCCTGGGCATCGTCGAGCCCACGGCGATCGACCCGTACAACGCCCAGGAATCCGAGGGCATTCTCGTCGCCCACCAGCTCTTCACGGGCCTGGTCGACGTGAAGGCCGACGGTACGATCGTTCCCAAGCTGGCGGAGCAGCGGTCGCCGAACGACAACTGTACCGAGTGGACGTTCAAGATCAAGCAGGGCACGAAGTTCACCAACGGCGAGCCGGTGGACGCCGAAGCGTTCATCCGCGGGTGGACTCGGGCCGCCAAGAAGAGCGCCGCGTCGGACGTCGCCTACCACCTGGCCGGCATCCAGGGCTTCGACCAGCTCCAGGCCGGCACTACGCAGACGTTCGCCGGGCTGAGCGCGCCCGATCCGTACACGCTCAAGGTGAAGCTGTCGCAGCCGGACTGTGAGTTCGACCTGAAGACGTACCACACCGTCTTCAGCCCGGTGCCCAAGGTCGCCGGCGAGGCCAACAACAAGCAGTACAACGACCAGCCCATCGGCAACGGCCCGTTCAAGATGGAGGGGCCGTGGCAGCACAACACCAAGATCACGCTGGTCCGTAACGACGACTACGGTTTCGAGAAGGCCAAGCTGGACCGGGTCGAGATCTCGATCCTCAACCCGCAGAACGCCGACCAGCTCGAGTACCAGGGCTTCGAGTCGGGCAAGTTCGACTGGGCGCGCATGCCCACGCCGCAGCTGCCCGCCGCGAAGGCCAAGTACGAGCCGCAGGGCCAGTGGATCGGCCAGGACACCAACGGCATGAACTACCTGCTGCCGATCACCGACAACGGTCCGATGAAGACCAAGGAAGCCCGGCTCGCGGTTTCCTACGCCATCGACCGCCAGACGATCACGCAGGGTGTGTTCAAGGGCATGCAGACCCCGTCGACCACCATCGTCCCGCCGGCGTTCAAGGACTTCTACCAGCAGGGCCTGTGCCAGTCCTGCCAGAAGCAGGACCCGGCGAAGGCCAAGGAGTACGCGCAGAAGGCCAACCTGCCGCCCGGCTCCGCGGTGACGCTCGCCTTCAACACCGGCGGGGGCCACGACGAGTGGGTCCAGGCCGTCGCCCAGCAGCTACGGGACGTTCTCGGCTGGAAGGTCGAGATCAAGCCGATGCCCTTCAAGGAGCTGCTGGAGGCCGAGCAGCAGCCGGGCGCCACCGGTCTGTTCCGGTTCGCCTGGGGCGCGGACTACCCGACGCCGGACAACTACCTGTTCCCGCTGCTCCACACCAAGTCGATCAACAAGGACGCGAGCGGCAAGGTCACCGGTGACAACCGGTCCCGCTGGAGCAACCCGCAGTTCGACCAGCTGGTCGACAAGGCGCGCGCGACGAAGGACCCGAACGAGCGCAAGAAGCTGTACCAGCAGGCGGAGAAGATCGCCATCGAGGAGATGGCGCTCATCCCGCTGTGGAACCGCACCCAGTACCGTCTCGCCAACACCAAGAAGTTCACCAACCTGGAGTTGGACTTCAACGAGAACCCGACCCTGGCCCAGGTCGCGCTGAAGTAA
- a CDS encoding ABC transporter permease, giving the protein MTEALPTEGDPAGTTSASAAAVAAAGEPTVTTIGNWSEIRRRFMANRLAVFGLVLVALLFLTALLAPLLAPYDPMAQDLNNTLAPPSSEHLLGTDTLGRDQLSRLIYGSRIAVMVGLASMALATLIGITLGALAGYFGRAWDSVIMRTADVFFAFPLLIGAIVIILVLGRGVLPVVVSIAVFTWATVARLLRSSILSVREMDYVQAARALGAGTWRIITRHILPNSLAPVIVYSTFSVGTAIVAEASLSFLGVGVPPDVPEWGNMIDVGREFVGYKDYLWAFPSLALVLTVLGFVFVGDGMRDSLDPKLR; this is encoded by the coding sequence ATGACCGAAGCCCTTCCCACCGAAGGTGACCCGGCCGGCACCACAAGTGCCTCCGCCGCCGCTGTCGCCGCAGCCGGTGAACCAACCGTCACCACAATCGGGAACTGGAGCGAGATCCGCCGCCGGTTCATGGCCAACCGCCTCGCGGTCTTCGGGCTCGTGCTCGTGGCGCTGCTGTTCTTGACCGCACTCCTAGCGCCGTTGCTCGCTCCGTACGACCCCATGGCGCAGGACCTCAACAACACACTCGCCCCTCCCTCCAGCGAGCACCTGCTCGGCACCGACACACTCGGCCGTGACCAGCTGTCCCGGCTCATCTACGGGTCACGGATCGCGGTCATGGTCGGCCTGGCGTCGATGGCGCTGGCCACCCTCATCGGGATCACGCTGGGCGCCCTCGCCGGGTACTTCGGGCGGGCCTGGGACAGCGTGATCATGCGCACCGCCGACGTCTTCTTCGCGTTCCCGCTGCTGATCGGCGCGATCGTCATCATCCTCGTCCTCGGCCGCGGCGTGCTCCCCGTCGTGGTGTCGATCGCGGTGTTCACCTGGGCGACCGTGGCCCGGCTGCTGCGCAGCTCGATCCTGTCCGTCCGCGAAATGGACTACGTCCAGGCCGCCCGGGCGCTCGGGGCCGGGACCTGGCGGATCATCACGCGGCACATCCTCCCCAACTCGCTCGCCCCGGTGATCGTCTACAGCACCTTCAGCGTCGGCACGGCGATCGTCGCGGAAGCGTCCCTCTCCTTCCTCGGCGTCGGCGTCCCGCCGGACGTGCCGGAGTGGGGGAACATGATCGATGTCGGCCGTGAGTTCGTGGGCTACAAGGACTACTTGTGGGCGTTCCCCAGCCTCGCGCTCGTGCTCACCGTGCTGGGTTTCGTGTTCGTCGGCGACGGGATGCGTGACTCCCTCGACCCGAAACTGAGGTGA
- a CDS encoding succinate dehydrogenase/fumarate reductase iron-sulfur subunit, whose product MGYQAHFRIWRGDAAGGELTDYTVEVNEGEVVLDVIHRLQATQTPDLAVRWNCKAGKCGSCSMEINGQPRLACMTRMSTFTPDQTVTVTPMRAFPVVRDLVTDVSLNYVKAREIPAFAPPPELAPGEFRMRQVDVARSQEFRKCIECFLCQNTCHVIRDHEENKQAFAGPRYLMRIAELDMHPLDTADRNRQAQDVFGLGFCNITQCCTEVCPEDIKITDNALIPLKERVVDQKYDPLVWLGSKIFRRGAKPTRPGGRPEPPQQIEVGGAEK is encoded by the coding sequence ATGGGATACCAGGCGCACTTTCGCATCTGGCGGGGCGACGCGGCCGGCGGGGAGCTGACGGACTACACGGTGGAGGTCAACGAGGGGGAGGTCGTCCTCGACGTGATCCACCGGCTGCAGGCCACGCAGACGCCGGACCTCGCGGTGCGGTGGAACTGCAAGGCCGGCAAGTGCGGCTCGTGCAGCATGGAGATCAACGGCCAGCCGCGGCTGGCGTGCATGACCCGGATGAGCACGTTCACCCCGGACCAGACCGTCACCGTGACGCCGATGAGGGCCTTCCCGGTGGTCCGCGACCTGGTGACCGACGTGTCGCTCAACTACGTCAAGGCGCGGGAGATCCCGGCGTTCGCCCCGCCGCCGGAGCTGGCGCCCGGCGAGTTCCGGATGCGGCAGGTCGACGTGGCCCGGTCGCAGGAGTTCCGCAAGTGCATCGAGTGCTTCCTGTGCCAGAACACCTGCCACGTGATCCGCGACCACGAGGAGAACAAGCAGGCGTTCGCCGGCCCGCGGTACCTGATGCGGATCGCCGAGCTGGACATGCATCCGCTGGACACCGCCGACCGCAATCGGCAGGCCCAGGACGTGTTCGGCCTGGGGTTCTGCAATATCACCCAGTGCTGCACCGAGGTCTGCCCGGAGGACATCAAGATCACCGACAACGCGCTGATCCCACTGAAGGAGCGCGTCGTCGACCAGAAGTACGACCCGCTGGTGTGGCTCGGCTCGAAGATCTTCCGCCGGGGCGCGAAACCCACCCGGCCCGGTGGGCGCCCCGAACCGCCGCAGCAGATCGAGGTCGGCGGAGCCGAGAAGTAA